In Nonomuraea sp. NBC_00507, the following are encoded in one genomic region:
- a CDS encoding carbohydrate ABC transporter permease, giving the protein MSTVSTLRPAQPGTDRALRRRRIQQTWGHPWLYVPLAGALLLMIAPFLWMLSGSFKPEADIRRVPPVLIPTAPTAANYGELFSRLDFTSMFANSVIVALAVTAGNLVFCSMLGYALAKLEFRGQRAVFTLVIGTLMVPGLVTFVPLYVLVANMQLTGSLLGLILPFLAAPFGVFLMRQFISTLPDELIDAARVDGCRELAIFWKIILPLTRPALATLGIITFLGSWNNFLWPLVVAQNEDQYTLPVGLALASSGQSFTVFGILLAGTVVVLLPVMIVFLLFQRHFVAGIATAGLK; this is encoded by the coding sequence ATGAGCACCGTCTCCACTCTTCGGCCGGCACAGCCGGGAACGGACCGCGCCCTGAGGCGCCGACGCATCCAGCAGACCTGGGGCCACCCTTGGCTGTATGTGCCGCTCGCCGGTGCCCTGCTGCTGATGATCGCGCCGTTCCTGTGGATGCTGTCCGGCTCCTTCAAGCCTGAGGCCGACATCCGCAGAGTTCCACCCGTCCTGATACCCACGGCGCCCACGGCCGCCAACTACGGCGAGCTGTTCAGCAGGCTCGACTTCACGAGCATGTTCGCCAACTCCGTGATCGTGGCCCTCGCCGTCACCGCGGGCAATCTGGTTTTCTGCTCGATGCTCGGTTACGCCCTGGCCAAGCTGGAGTTCCGCGGACAGCGCGCCGTGTTCACCCTGGTCATAGGGACCCTCATGGTCCCCGGCCTGGTCACCTTCGTACCGCTGTACGTGCTGGTGGCCAACATGCAGCTGACCGGCTCCCTGCTCGGGCTGATCCTGCCGTTCCTGGCCGCCCCGTTCGGGGTTTTCCTGATGCGGCAGTTCATCTCCACGTTGCCCGACGAACTCATCGACGCGGCCCGCGTCGACGGCTGCCGCGAACTGGCAATCTTCTGGAAGATCATCCTGCCGCTGACCAGACCGGCCCTCGCCACCCTGGGGATCATCACCTTCCTCGGCTCCTGGAACAACTTCCTGTGGCCGCTAGTGGTGGCCCAGAACGAGGACCAGTACACGCTGCCTGTCGGGCTCGCTCTGGCCAGCAGCGGACAGTCCTTCACCGTCTTCGGCATCCTGCTCGCCGGCACCGTCGTCGTTCTGCTACCGGTGATGATCGTCTTCCTTCTCTTCCAACGTCACTTCGTCGCCGGCATCGCCACCGCTGGCCTGAAGTGA
- a CDS encoding glycoside hydrolase family 3 N-terminal domain-containing protein, protein MEARVEDLLSRITLPEKVGQLLMLDAQHGDLVDIVSAKLAGSVLHVHPARMPEAMELARQTRLGIPLLTADDGIHGHSFWPGATIFPTQLAMACTWDPSLLQRVARAAATEIAATGIHGTFSPVLCITRDLRWGRVNETFGEDPFLIGELGAAMVRGYQGEGLNDPTALLAYAKHFAGYSETLGGRDASEADLSPRKLRSWFLPPFEQAARAGCRAFMLGYQSIDGVPITAHQWLLNDVLKGEWGFTGTLVTDWDNVGRMVYDQRVCADYVEAAAVAVNAGNDLIMATPAFFEAAQEAVARGLIDEKQIDDAVRRVLRLKFELGLFEDPRAPDPERQAQVIGCREHTDLNLETARRSLVLLRNDGILPLEGGLTSDGTGRAAGQGTPRTIAVIGPNADSPEAMLGDWAGASGQVPWMPEGHPRESVETVLDGLRAVVPADWTITHTRGADIASPSQDSESSTGPDGQPQPPVFTPAPVDQAQLREATAAAKAADYAVVVVGDTIALTGEVRSTATLDLQGGQIALLDAVAATGTPMIVVLAQSKPSTLPDSALNAAALIEAFNPGMRGGRAVAELLLGLIEPSGRLPVSFARHVGQQPVFYNQVRGQHGHRYADLTQDPLFAFGEGLTYTTVTYSDLVVQDEDVPANGTVHAMVRVANSGSRPALETVQAYVSDLTTSVTWAEQELKAFTQVEIPPGETLDVGISIPASQCSLVTADNRRVVEPGEFMLRVGPSSWREQQLSAGFRIRA, encoded by the coding sequence ATGGAAGCAAGGGTCGAGGACCTGCTGTCCCGCATCACCCTGCCGGAAAAGGTCGGGCAGTTGCTGATGCTCGACGCACAACACGGGGACCTGGTGGACATCGTGTCGGCCAAGCTGGCCGGGTCGGTCCTGCATGTGCATCCCGCGCGGATGCCGGAGGCCATGGAACTGGCCCGGCAGACACGGCTCGGCATTCCGCTGCTGACAGCCGACGACGGCATCCACGGCCACTCGTTCTGGCCGGGCGCGACCATCTTCCCGACACAGTTGGCCATGGCCTGTACCTGGGATCCCTCTTTGCTTCAACGGGTCGCCCGTGCGGCCGCGACCGAAATCGCGGCGACCGGAATCCATGGGACGTTCTCCCCCGTGCTGTGCATCACCCGGGACCTGCGCTGGGGCCGGGTCAACGAGACGTTCGGCGAGGACCCGTTCCTGATCGGTGAACTCGGGGCGGCGATGGTCCGTGGCTATCAGGGTGAGGGCCTCAACGACCCGACAGCCCTGCTGGCGTACGCCAAGCACTTCGCGGGCTACTCCGAAACCCTGGGCGGGCGCGACGCGAGCGAAGCCGATCTCAGCCCACGCAAGCTGCGCTCGTGGTTCCTGCCCCCGTTCGAGCAAGCGGCTCGTGCCGGCTGCCGCGCCTTCATGCTCGGCTACCAGTCGATCGACGGGGTGCCCATTACCGCGCATCAGTGGCTGCTCAACGATGTGCTCAAGGGCGAGTGGGGCTTCACCGGCACGCTGGTGACCGACTGGGACAACGTCGGCCGGATGGTCTACGACCAGCGGGTCTGCGCCGACTACGTCGAGGCGGCGGCGGTCGCCGTCAACGCCGGGAACGATCTCATCATGGCCACGCCGGCGTTCTTCGAGGCCGCGCAGGAGGCGGTCGCCCGCGGCCTGATCGACGAGAAACAGATCGACGACGCGGTACGCCGGGTTCTCCGGCTGAAGTTCGAACTCGGGCTCTTCGAGGACCCCCGCGCCCCCGACCCCGAGCGGCAAGCCCAGGTGATCGGCTGCCGTGAACACACCGACCTCAACCTCGAGACCGCCCGTCGTTCCCTGGTGCTGCTGCGCAACGACGGCATCCTGCCCCTCGAAGGCGGGCTGACCTCGGACGGAACGGGCCGCGCCGCAGGCCAGGGCACGCCGCGCACGATCGCGGTCATCGGCCCCAACGCCGACAGCCCGGAAGCCATGCTCGGCGACTGGGCGGGGGCCTCCGGCCAGGTCCCGTGGATGCCCGAAGGACATCCACGGGAGTCGGTGGAGACGGTGCTCGACGGCCTTCGCGCCGTCGTGCCTGCCGACTGGACCATCACGCACACCCGCGGAGCTGACATCGCAAGCCCCAGCCAGGACAGCGAGTCGTCCACCGGGCCCGACGGCCAACCGCAGCCGCCCGTTTTCACCCCGGCCCCGGTCGACCAGGCACAGCTTCGGGAGGCCACCGCCGCGGCAAAGGCCGCCGACTACGCCGTCGTGGTCGTGGGTGACACCATCGCCCTCACGGGCGAAGTGCGCTCGACGGCCACGCTCGACCTCCAAGGAGGCCAGATCGCTCTGCTGGACGCGGTCGCCGCCACCGGCACGCCCATGATCGTGGTGCTGGCCCAGTCCAAGCCGAGCACCCTCCCGGACTCGGCACTGAACGCGGCAGCACTCATCGAGGCGTTCAACCCGGGTATGCGCGGTGGCCGCGCCGTCGCCGAACTCCTCCTCGGACTCATCGAACCCAGCGGCCGACTCCCGGTCTCCTTCGCACGCCACGTCGGACAGCAACCCGTCTTCTACAACCAGGTGCGAGGCCAACACGGGCATCGCTACGCGGATCTCACCCAGGACCCCCTGTTCGCGTTCGGCGAGGGCCTCACCTACACCACTGTCACCTACTCCGACCTTGTCGTGCAGGACGAGGACGTCCCCGCCAACGGCACCGTCCACGCCATGGTGCGGGTCGCCAACAGCGGAAGCCGTCCCGCCCTGGAAACGGTCCAGGCATACGTCAGCGACCTGACTACCAGCGTCACTTGGGCCGAGCAGGAGCTGAAGGCTTTCACGCAGGTCGAGATCCCTCCCGGCGAAACCCTGGACGTCGGCATCAGCATCCCTGCCTCGCAGTGCTCACTCGTCACAGCCGACAACCGCCGAGTGGTCGAACCAGGCGAGTTCATGCTCCGTGTCGGCCCCAGCTCATGGCGGGAGCAACAGCTGAGCGCAGGATTCCGCATCCGCGCCTGA
- a CDS encoding glycoside hydrolase family 32 protein — MGAAADRPVPDPQWRGRDGCFSGNAVSDDDRLVAFYSAHREDRSSQHQPVTCATSDDGGQTFRPRGELLIPELPEGCTMYRDPYVWRDGDGWRMLVGAALADGRGAALLYDSPDLETWTYRGPFDARTKEPVGGTGLHTGEGWECPQYLPGVDRRGALIFSGWNLADSARCVAALIGKDHGDVFEAGPPILADHGPDCYAPALLRAPGERWLLWGWSAEARDEAWAVAGAWAGVLTLPREIHVAGDGTLRQHPAAELLALRGEHTIHSAGETHGPQLVDLGSVGRAFDLTAHLESSGNAGLRLLTTPDGSEYLDIRLDADMGELVVDRDHASLDTRARGGSYRMPCPTDRPVDLRVVVDHSIAEIFLTTTGQVLTLRFYPTGQGMWRLQARTAPGTRLGYAIDAWELHPLVIKEPSTGTDVA, encoded by the coding sequence CTGGGAGCCGCTGCCGATCGCCCTGTCCCCGACCCCCAGTGGCGTGGACGCGACGGTTGCTTCTCCGGCAACGCCGTCTCCGACGACGATCGGCTCGTCGCCTTCTACTCCGCGCACCGCGAGGACCGCTCGTCCCAGCATCAGCCGGTCACCTGTGCCACCTCCGACGACGGCGGCCAAACCTTCCGCCCGCGCGGGGAACTGCTCATCCCCGAGCTGCCCGAAGGCTGCACCATGTACCGCGACCCGTACGTCTGGCGGGACGGCGACGGCTGGCGGATGCTGGTCGGCGCCGCCCTCGCGGACGGCCGCGGCGCCGCCCTTCTCTACGACTCGCCCGACTTGGAGACCTGGACCTACCGGGGGCCCTTCGACGCCCGCACCAAGGAGCCCGTCGGCGGAACCGGCCTGCACACCGGCGAGGGCTGGGAATGCCCCCAGTACCTCCCGGGGGTCGACCGGCGTGGTGCTCTCATCTTCAGCGGGTGGAACCTAGCCGACAGCGCCAGGTGCGTCGCGGCCCTGATCGGTAAAGACCACGGCGACGTCTTCGAGGCCGGCCCGCCTATCCTCGCCGACCACGGCCCCGACTGCTACGCACCCGCACTGCTGCGCGCACCGGGCGAGAGGTGGCTGCTGTGGGGCTGGTCCGCAGAAGCCCGCGATGAAGCCTGGGCCGTCGCAGGCGCATGGGCCGGCGTACTCACCCTGCCCCGCGAGATCCATGTCGCCGGCGACGGCACGCTGCGCCAGCACCCCGCCGCCGAACTGCTCGCTCTGCGTGGCGAGCACACCATCCACTCCGCAGGCGAGACGCACGGCCCGCAGCTGGTGGACCTCGGCAGCGTGGGCCGCGCCTTCGACCTGACGGCCCACCTGGAGTCCTCCGGAAACGCCGGGCTGCGGCTGCTCACCACCCCGGACGGCTCCGAGTACCTCGACATCCGCCTCGATGCCGACATGGGCGAGCTGGTCGTCGACCGCGACCACGCCTCACTCGACACCCGGGCCCGCGGCGGCTCCTACCGCATGCCCTGCCCAACGGACCGGCCCGTCGACCTGCGCGTGGTCGTCGACCACTCCATCGCCGAAATCTTCCTGACCACCACGGGCCAGGTCCTCACCCTGCGCTTCTACCCAACAGGGCAGGGCATGTGGCGACTTCAGGCCCGCACCGCACCGGGTACGCGCCTTGGCTACGCGATCGACGCGTGGGAGCTGCACCCACTCGTGATCAAAGAGCCGAGCACCGGCACCGACGTCGCGTAG